The following proteins are co-located in the Pedobacter sp. FW305-3-2-15-E-R2A2 genome:
- a CDS encoding Arc family DNA binding domain-containing protein, which translates to MSEKDKKAFVLRINPALLKEIENWAGDEFRSTNGQIEYLLNEALKSKRKRRINKNDTEGER; encoded by the coding sequence ATGTCTGAGAAAGATAAAAAGGCTTTTGTGCTAAGAATCAACCCCGCCCTGCTCAAAGAGATTGAGAATTGGGCCGGGGATGAGTTTAGAAGCACCAACGGGCAGATAGAATACCTGTTGAATGAAGCACTGAAATCGAAAAGAAAACGACGGATAAACAAAAATGATACAGAGGGAGAACGTTAA
- a CDS encoding SPFH domain-containing protein — MYQEKIITPPSGYLTFVLFLALLGGGIFALAVEQFTVGAIALALNFILVLPGLIINNPNESKVLTLFGKYVGTVKTDGFFWVNPLTVKKKVSLKARNLNGHQIKVNDKLGNPIEIAAVVVWQVQETAKAMFAVEDYHQYVNIQSEAAVRHLANIFPYDNFEDEEATITLKDGAEKVSSLLEAELSERLSRAGIEVVEARISHLAYAQEIASAMLQRQQATAVIAARKLIVEGAVGMVEMALERLSEKNIVELDEERKAAMVSNLLVVLCGDRNVQPVVNTGTLYN; from the coding sequence ATGTATCAGGAAAAAATCATCACTCCGCCATCTGGCTATTTAACCTTTGTATTATTCCTAGCCTTATTGGGTGGCGGAATTTTTGCATTGGCTGTCGAACAATTTACTGTTGGAGCCATCGCTCTGGCCTTGAATTTCATCCTGGTACTGCCGGGACTGATCATCAACAACCCTAATGAATCCAAAGTACTCACCCTGTTCGGGAAGTATGTAGGCACCGTAAAAACAGACGGCTTCTTCTGGGTGAATCCACTAACCGTTAAAAAGAAGGTTTCCCTTAAAGCAAGAAACCTGAACGGCCATCAGATCAAAGTGAACGACAAACTGGGAAATCCGATCGAGATTGCCGCCGTAGTGGTATGGCAGGTTCAGGAAACCGCAAAAGCGATGTTTGCGGTAGAAGATTACCATCAATATGTAAACATACAAAGTGAAGCTGCGGTAAGACACCTGGCCAATATCTTTCCCTACGACAATTTTGAGGATGAAGAAGCAACAATTACACTGAAAGACGGCGCAGAGAAAGTAAGTTCTCTCCTGGAAGCAGAATTGAGTGAAAGGCTGTCAAGAGCAGGGATAGAAGTGGTGGAGGCCCGGATCTCACACCTTGCCTATGCGCAGGAAATTGCGAGTGCGATGTTGCAACGCCAGCAGGCAACTGCCGTAATCGCTGCCCGTAAACTGATTGTGGAGGGTGCAGTAGGTATGGTAGAGATGGCCCTGGAAAGACTGTCAGAGAAAAACATCGTGGAACTGGATGAGGAACGTAAAGCCGCAATGGTGAGCAACCTGCTTGTTGTCCTTTGTGGCGACCGCAATGTACAACCGGTAGTCAATACAGGAACTTTATACAATTAA
- a CDS encoding HDIG domain-containing metalloprotein produces MVLSVLIITVFLPKQPRFRYEFEKGEIWKNKDLVSPFSFAILKTTPQVTTDKKDALNNVLPIYKMNKDLIHSVEEAYLNEFDVKWKTNAFPENEKAGYKSSSFKLLEAIYTRGIIAMNAKHQKGNKYYDFALMTNNISRNLSTQDVFTVQSALEYFDKNYNSINLKVKEMIVNLVEDHLTPNITFDEKLTTIVQNNTVSSLSTTRGMVQKGELIIAKDNVVDDEIYQKLLSFKEAYEAQTKTIGDSKLVYLGQILLVGFIVSLLMFFLKLFRKDIFADNRQLSLLLLVITTMLLCLTWAIKLNLPSIYYIPFCIVPIIIRILFDTRLALYLHLLVILIAGFFVPNSFEFVFYQITSGMVAIYSIRNLIKREQLLLSALFILSAYFVSFVGIGLLREGSFDQIEWINFVPFIISVLLSLLAYPLIYAFERMFGITSDVALIELTNTNNKLLRELAFKAPGTFQHSLQVANLAEAAIFKIGGNSLLVRAGALYHDIGKIENPQYFIENQNTALSPHDKLPYEQSAQIIIKHVHKGIEITRRHQLPESIIDFIRTHHGNTRVDYFYQSFLKNSPEKFVDENIFRYPGPIPFSKETGVLMLADSVEAASRSLKNPDAQSINDIVERIINYKLEQNQLDNCDITLKDLETIKLIFKTMLMSIYHVRIDYLQNV; encoded by the coding sequence ATGGTGCTTTCCGTATTGATCATAACTGTATTTTTACCCAAACAGCCCCGGTTCAGGTATGAATTCGAAAAGGGAGAAATATGGAAAAACAAGGATTTAGTTTCTCCTTTCAGCTTTGCCATTTTAAAAACTACCCCGCAGGTAACGACGGATAAGAAGGATGCATTGAATAATGTACTTCCCATTTATAAAATGAATAAGGACCTGATCCATTCGGTGGAAGAAGCTTACCTGAATGAGTTTGATGTCAAATGGAAAACCAACGCTTTTCCTGAAAACGAAAAGGCGGGTTATAAGAGTTCTTCCTTTAAATTGCTCGAAGCGATTTATACCCGGGGAATCATTGCGATGAATGCCAAACATCAAAAGGGGAATAAATATTATGATTTTGCTTTGATGACCAATAACATCAGCAGGAATTTAAGTACTCAGGATGTGTTTACTGTTCAGTCCGCACTGGAGTATTTTGATAAGAACTACAATTCGATCAATCTGAAAGTTAAAGAAATGATCGTTAATCTCGTAGAAGATCATTTGACCCCCAATATCACTTTCGATGAAAAATTAACCACCATTGTACAGAACAATACCGTAAGCAGTCTTTCTACCACCAGAGGGATGGTGCAGAAAGGGGAGTTGATCATAGCCAAAGATAATGTGGTGGATGATGAGATCTATCAAAAGCTACTTTCCTTTAAAGAAGCCTACGAAGCACAAACCAAGACCATAGGCGATAGCAAATTGGTTTATTTGGGTCAAATATTGTTGGTTGGCTTTATTGTGAGCTTACTGATGTTCTTTTTGAAACTGTTCCGGAAAGACATCTTTGCAGACAACAGGCAATTGTCTTTATTGCTGCTGGTTATTACTACCATGTTGTTGTGTCTGACCTGGGCGATTAAGCTGAACCTGCCAAGCATCTATTATATTCCTTTCTGTATCGTTCCGATCATCATCAGGATCTTATTTGATACCAGGTTGGCGCTTTACCTGCATTTGCTGGTGATTCTCATTGCGGGCTTCTTTGTGCCTAATAGTTTTGAATTCGTCTTCTATCAGATTACTTCCGGAATGGTGGCGATTTACAGCATCAGGAATCTGATCAAAAGAGAACAATTGCTATTGTCCGCTTTATTCATCTTATCCGCTTACTTTGTTTCCTTTGTAGGCATCGGTTTATTAAGAGAGGGATCGTTCGACCAGATCGAATGGATTAATTTTGTTCCTTTCATCATCAGTGTATTGTTGTCTTTACTGGCTTACCCTTTAATCTATGCTTTTGAAAGGATGTTTGGCATCACTTCCGATGTGGCCCTGATCGAGCTGACCAATACGAACAACAAACTCCTAAGGGAGCTTGCATTTAAAGCTCCGGGTACTTTCCAGCATTCTTTACAAGTGGCCAACCTGGCTGAAGCAGCGATCTTTAAAATAGGAGGGAATTCCCTATTGGTAAGAGCGGGTGCCTTATATCATGACATCGGTAAGATTGAGAACCCTCAGTATTTTATAGAGAATCAAAATACAGCCCTTAGCCCGCATGATAAGTTGCCATATGAGCAAAGTGCCCAGATCATTATTAAACATGTTCACAAGGGTATCGAGATTACGCGCAGGCATCAATTGCCGGAAAGTATCATCGACTTTATCAGAACACACCATGGAAATACCAGGGTCGATTATTTTTATCAGAGCTTTTTAAAGAATTCTCCGGAGAAATTTGTGGATGAAAATATCTTCCGATACCCTGGTCCGATCCCTTTTTCTAAAGAAACTGGTGTTTTAATGCTCGCAGATTCGGTGGAAGCGGCCTCAAGAAGCCTGAAAAATCCGGACGCTCAAAGTATAAATGACATCGTCGAACGGATCATTAACTATAAATTAGAACAAAATCAATTAGATAACTGCGATATTACTTTAAAAGATTTAGAAACTATAAAGCTGATCTTCAAGACGATGCTTATGAGCATCTATCATGTGCGTATAGATTACTTACAAAATGTGTAA
- a CDS encoding site-specific integrase, which yields MKEGRAPLFVRITLNSKFSDISTKKRVDVSAWNQTKQTLSGNGKEEALVREKIRLLINDINNAYNDLKYENKPLSSETIKARVEGYDKEPCTLNSLLSHHNIDLASLIEPGTLKNYFSTERFLKEFLIKQRKVKDIYLDKIDNKFITDFGIYMLNRVPDKGQKPCGNNTLMKHMERFKKVFGVALKNGWTMNQPFLHFERKIIHKDGDCLEIEELNRTRALDGLKSGQLIVRDLFVFCCLTGLAYCDLVSLAKEHLVKDSGGEYWIEMIRQKNRNFTQRKFHVLLLSEALEIIKRYKNNQFAIENKTIFPSFSNQIVNRYLKIIAEVANINKSVTFHLARHTFATTVTLENGVPMESVSHMLGHASIRTTQIFKSKKEEGSE from the coding sequence ATGAAAGAAGGTAGAGCCCCATTATTTGTTCGGATTACTTTAAATAGTAAATTTTCTGATATTTCAACCAAGAAAAGGGTTGATGTTTCTGCATGGAATCAAACTAAACAAACTCTTTCTGGCAATGGTAAGGAAGAAGCACTAGTTAGAGAGAAAATTCGGTTACTGATAAATGATATTAATAACGCATATAACGACCTGAAATATGAAAATAAGCCATTGTCTTCGGAAACTATAAAAGCAAGGGTAGAAGGGTATGATAAGGAACCATGTACCCTGAATTCTCTATTGAGTCACCATAATATTGACCTGGCATCATTAATCGAACCTGGGACTTTAAAAAATTATTTTTCTACCGAACGTTTTTTAAAAGAATTTTTGATAAAACAGAGAAAGGTGAAAGATATTTATCTAGATAAAATTGACAATAAGTTCATAACCGATTTTGGTATATATATGCTTAACCGTGTGCCAGATAAGGGGCAGAAGCCTTGTGGAAATAACACACTTATGAAGCACATGGAACGCTTTAAGAAGGTATTTGGAGTTGCTTTGAAAAACGGATGGACTATGAATCAGCCTTTCCTTCATTTTGAACGGAAAATAATACATAAAGATGGTGACTGTCTCGAAATTGAAGAATTGAACCGAACCAGAGCCCTTGATGGATTGAAAAGCGGTCAATTAATCGTTCGTGATCTTTTTGTGTTTTGTTGTTTAACTGGACTGGCGTATTGTGATTTGGTAAGTCTTGCTAAAGAGCATCTGGTTAAAGATAGTGGCGGGGAGTATTGGATTGAGATGATCAGGCAGAAAAATAGAAACTTTACACAACGTAAATTTCATGTTCTATTGCTCTCTGAAGCACTGGAGATTATTAAAAGATATAAAAACAACCAGTTTGCGATAGAAAATAAAACGATTTTCCCATCCTTTTCAAATCAGATTGTAAACCGTTATCTTAAAATTATCGCCGAGGTGGCTAATATTAATAAATCAGTCACCTTTCACTTGGCTAGGCACACTTTTGCTACAACAGTTACACTTGAAAACGGGGTTCCAATGGAAAGTGTATCGCACATGCTTGGGCACGCAAGTATCAGAACAACTCAGATATTCAAAAGTAAAAAAGAAGAAGGTTCTGAATGA